A genomic stretch from Strongyloides ratti genome assembly S_ratti_ED321, chromosome : 1 includes:
- a CDS encoding Sterile alpha motif domain and Ankyrin repeat and Sterile alpha motif, type 2 domain and Sterile alpha motif/pointed domain and Ankyrin repeat-containing domain-containing protein — MDKLSVDEADTKITNENTIQILELPLPELKIDDSYIIDIFTAASVDYYTFRDLVSKIKFNEKEICSMVNFLNQKNNGGWSPLLYASYLNQIDTINLLLKYNVDCNIVNNKKETAIMLASACGHDNIVKMLIDNKGDCNLQNEHGRTALVYATLHNQISCIYVLLEKGADPNVVDDTGNTPTLYACKCDNENILRVMLQYGGNPYSVNKAGESCENLVDGNDVMLELINDAKKERDTDTNGTFKYTKKSYVKPPYANPKGRTMEKPKDILEMLKLSHYIQNFVKYDINLKMFFHLTEVDLIHIGIDNQIARNKISGIIMSFPTQRILACDPKASLKYRAQFGKVRTHSNEQKTLIEKQIKVTVNDCEEAEADISGLKHDIHKLSLIENSTIARHKSISRCVFSIYKQLNTINSSKYSKKVEKSKEIMNNFLRKYNALITNRGTPIGETKKW; from the exons ATGGACAAGCTAAGTGTAGATGAAGCTGATACTAAAATTACTAATGAAAATACTATACAAATTCTTGAATTACCATTACctgaattaaaaattgacgatagttatattattgatatttttactGCTGCATCAGTAGATTATTATACATTTCGT gaTTTGgttagtaaaataaaatttaatgaaaaagaaatatgtagtatggtaaattttttaaatcaaaaaaataatggtgGTTGGAGTCCTTTATTATATGCATCatatttaaatcaaattgATACTATAAacttacttttaaaatataatgtagattgtaatattgtaaataataaaaaagaaacagCAATAATGTTAGCATCTGCATGTGGTcatgataatattgttaaaatgttaattgataataaaggTGATTGTAATCTTCAAAATGAACATGGAAGAACTGCTTTGGTTTATGCAACTCTTCATAATCAAATTTCTTgtatttatgttttattagAAAAGGGGGCTGATCCAAATGTTGTTGATGATACTGGAAATACACCAACTTTATATGCATGTAAGTgtgataatgaaaatattcttaGAGTAATGTTACAATATGGTGGTAATCCTTACTCTGTTAATAAAGCAGGAGAAAGTTGCGAAAATTTAGTTGATGGAAATGATGTTATGTTAGAATTGATAAATGAtgcaaaaaaagaaagagaTACTGATACAAATggtacatttaaatataccaAGAAGAGTTATGTTAAACCACCATATGCTAATCCAAAGGGAAGAACTATGGAAAAACCAAAAGACATTTTAGAAATGCTTAAGTTAAGtcattatattcaaaattttgtcaaatatgatattaatttaaaaatgttttttcatCTTACAGAAGTTGACTTAATTCATATAGGAATTGATAATCAAATTGCTcgtaataaaatttctggTATTATTATGTCATTTCCAACACAAAGAATTTTAGCTTGTGATCCTAAAGCTTCACTAAAATATCGGGCACAATTTGGTAAGGTACGAACACATAGTAATGAacaaaaaacattaattgaaaaacaaattaaagtAACAGTTAATGATTGTGAAGAGGCAGAAGCTGATATTTCTGGATTAAAACATGATATACATAAACTTTCTTTGATTGAAAATTCAACTATAGCTAGACATAAAAGTATATCACGTTGtgttttttcaatatataaacaattaaatacCATTAATAGCAgtaaatatagtaaaaaagtagaaaaatccaaagaaataatgaataatttCTTGAGAAAATACAATGCTCTTATCACTAATAGAGGTACTCCTATTGGAGAGACAAAGAAATGGtga